The DNA window TATTAACAGATAGTAGATTTTTAAAATAATGGAAAATAAAAATACTGAAATAAACAAATTACTTATCAAAATAAGTAAAGAATCATTGCAGAATTATAAAATTGTTGATTTTTGGGAAGCAGATACTACAGCAATAGGTATTCAAATAGACGAAATTTTAATATATGTATCCACATTTAATTATGATAAAGCCCATAAATACAATGTAATTATCGAAGAATATGATACAGGCAAATTAATAGATGAAGAGAAAGAAAGTTCATATGATGAATTAGTTGAAACTATTAATAATCTGTAAAATAAAATCCCCCCGCTACGCAAGGTCATAGACTTTGCTAATCTATAATCACGGATATAAATGTCTATCAGATCGTAAAGCGTTTGTTTTTTACTTTCTTCCAGTTGTTCCAAATCCTTAATTCTTTCTACGGTTCTTTTATCAAAAGAAACCTGATTGGTCCCACCTACCAAATAATCTAAACTTACGCCAAGAGCATCTGCAATTTTTTTTGCAACATCAACAGAAGGAATCGCTTCCCCTCTTTCGTACTTGCCGATAATATCACCGGAAGTTCCAATGGTCTTTCCAAGATTACTTTGTTTTATTTTTTTCTGCTTACGAGCAAAAGCCAATCTGTCTGCAAAAGCCATAAATAGGTCGTTTTTATTAGTTATAAACTAAGAATAAATTTATTTGACATTAATTGTTTTTTTTAATTGAAATAAAAAACTTTGCGAATAAAAATCGCGCGCCGCCGAAATTTTTATTTTTCAAATGAATAAATCTGTATTTTTGAAAAGTGACAGAAAAGCGTTCAAAAAATAAACCCTCGCGCGAGGAAAAAATGAAGTAGAGAAATCCCGAAAAATACAGTAGAGTACGGTATGTATGATTACGGAGCGAGATTCTATATGCCTGATTTGGGAAGATGGGGTGTTATAGATCCATTAGCAGAAACATCTCGTCGTTGGTCTACCTATAATTATGCTCTTAATAATCCTATTCATAACATTGATCCTGATGGTAGAGCTGTAATAGGTAGTGGAGATAATATCACTTATACAGGAGAGGATGCACAGTCTGCTTTTTTACAACTCAAAAATTCAATGTCAAAACCTTCTGATGACATAACTGTTAATAATAAAGGACTTATTTCAAATATTCTTAGAAATGGTCAGCCTAATAGGTTTTTTGATCAAAGTGGAAAACAATTGTATTTCAATGACTCAAAAAATGATGATAAGTATATGCTTTCTCAAAATTTTAATATTGGAGATCGGTTATATTATCCTATTTCATATTTTGATTTAAGTTCTCAAGTGACTGGGGTTTTTCATAATAATCAGTTAATGCTTATGAATAGCTTAGATGGAATAGGAAGTAAATTTAATTCTTATTTTGATATGTTTTTAAATTCCTATAATGTTGGAGCTGGAAAAAGGCTCTGATTTTACCTATAGTTTTTTAGTTCCTGTTCTACAAAGTAACAATGTTGAAATTACGAATGAGAATTTACAGGATAAGTTCATTCCAAATGCTTTCTTTAGGTTTGGCAATGTAAATGTGGTTTATAATACTTTTGATGCTGGTAATTTTATGTGGGGAGCATGGACTAAATATACAGGTCTTTCGGCTGAAAAAGCCATGTGGGGAACTAGAATAAATGAATTTGGTAGTGATAGTTCCAGAGATCAAATGCTATATGGAGAGGGCATAGATATTTCTATAAAGGGACTTACAAAAAATGATACTATGAAAAAGAAAAGTTTTTTTTTATTACTAATTTTAATAATTTGCTTATTAGTAAGATATAGACTATACAATAATTTAATACCTAATTTTGTTTTTAACGTAGTAAATCCAAGACAATTACAGGGGATTTTTAATATAATATTTTATTTAGGTATAGTATTTCAAACAATATTAGTTATTACAATAATAGCTGATTACAAGAAAATGAAAATTCTGGATTTTATAATAGCAGGATTTTCATTACTATTTCTGATATCCTTCATTATTTTGATATTTACTATTTGACATTATATTTAGAACTAATAGATATTTCTTTTTTGATGATAACATAGAAAATATAAGAATTTCTTTCTTGATTCAGGTTATAAATCTTCTCAAGCATCTAATAATATTAATTTTAAAAGGGGAGATATATTATTATGGGAAGGACATATGATGGAAGTTGTGGGTTCAAAAGAAGGCGGGGATATATATAATTTAGAAACACCCATAATTAACATTAAAGCCACCAAATTGGTGGCTTTCTGCATTTGCAAATATAACAGCAGAGTGAGCAATTGATGAAATAGGGAGTATTGAAGGGTGTAATAAATGGGGGGATTCTTAGATCCGAAAGTAAAGGATTCTCAATGCCAAACATTACCAAATTATACTTTAATATCCTCATTATATCCTACTGCTTTATAACTTCATTCACTTATGTATGAAGAAATGAAAAAAGAAAACAACATAAATGATACGGTAGAAAAAGTAAAAGATACTTTACTGGTATTAAACAATACGATCAATACCATCAGACTTGTTCAGGGTGTTGATAAAGAAGGCAATCTCAAAGAAGTTTTACCTGAAAATACAAGCTCCCAACAAATGATCCGTATTGATGCCGATGAAGGCTCATTCACCAGTTTCTTTACGGATTTTTACAGTCAGCTTAAAAGCCCTTCTGATTTCTCATTTTTCAAAGTAACGGAATATGAGGCTACCCAGACAGCTACAGAACTACAGGAGTATGTTAAGAATGCTTCTGTAGAGGAAAGAAGGAATCTAAAACAGTATGAAGTTTCTATAGAAAGGGTAGAGGCTCATAAAACCCAATCTCCAATAAATAATACATCAACTAAAGAAGATGCCTTATACCGTTATGAGGCAGAGCAGATTGATTGGAGCACGATGGAAAAGCTGGGCCTTAACAGGGAGATGCTTGAAAAGATGAATGCGTTAGATCCATTATTAAGAGGGTTTAAAACGCCTATACTTGTTCCTGTTACCATTAATCTGGGAACAGCGGTCAGTACAATGGAGGTAAGGCTTTCCCTTCAGGTGCAGGATTCAGGAGAAGTAGGAGTGCTCCTGCATGGAGTGCGTAAAGAGCCTGATCTTAATTCGAAGTTCTTTGGGCATGAGTTTACCCGGGAAGATAAGAGAAACCTTATTGAATCCGGAAATATGGGTAGGGTGGTTAATCTTATCAATCCCAAGACTGATGAAGTGATTCCCTCTGTGATCAGCAGGGATCGGCTGACCAATGAACTGATTGCCTTAAGGGCTGAATTTATGAGGGTTCCACTGGTCATTAAAGGAGTGACATTGAATCTGGAGCAAAGGCGGACTCTTCTGGAAGGAAAACCTTTGTTTATTGAAAATATGCTTTCCAAAAGAGGAACATTATTTAATGCTACGCTTCAGTTTAATGCTGATAAAAGGTATGTGGAGTTTCAGTTTAAGAAAAATATTAAGAGCCTTTCGATGAAGGATTTGAATAGTAGAGAAAGAGCGGAGGTTCCGAGTGTATTCAGAGGGCGGAAGTTATATTCATGGCAGATGGATAAATTAAAGGCAGGAGAGACGGCGTATATCAATAGTCTTACGGATGGGAAAGGGAAGAAATACCAAGGGTATATGACGTTTAATAGGGAGGTGGGAAAGATTGAGTTTTCGTTTCGGAATCCGAGGAAGCAGTTGGGTAATACAGAGAACAAAACTATATCAAAGGGTAAAAGGATTTGATATGGTGTAGTCTCTTTAATGATATTAGTATAATCAATAGTGAGCTTATATTGAAACATTTTGTAGTTGATAGTGAACAAATGTCGAAAGTTTCAAAGTAATCAAACTTGCCTAGTGGACTTGACAGTATTATCTTCGAACACTTTTATAAATGATTTGGATTGTTTGAATCAAAATATATTAGAATTACAAAGTTCATTTTTATCAAACAATTTTCTTGTAGACTAAAACTTCTTGCAATATAATTTTAGGTATTTGAAACAATCGAAGTTGGTAGTTTGACTTTAGTTTACCTCGATTGTCTTTTAATTCAAAACTGCTATTATGTGCTGTTTATTTTTTAGTTTTTATTTATTCAGTATCTTGCTCTTTAGATCCGGATTGTAGGATTTAATCAATTTAAAAAAACAAAATTAAATCCACAGGAGATTCACTATTAATTGCTATCTTATATTCTCTCATTAATGACTAACTAATGGCAATTGAAAAATCAACAGGTTATACTGAAACAGAAAGGATTTTGGCAAATCTTTGCGACGCTACTTTCTTAAAACTATGGTCTTATCCAAATCCTTACAAAGAAGATACAAAAGAATTGTGCGATTTAATGGCTGTTTTTGACAATAAGATTTTTTTATTTTTTGATCGTGAAAGTAGGAAATTCGATAATTTGGAAGGAGATATTAATGTGCAATGGAAACGCTGGCACAAAAATGTAATTGAGAACCAAATAAGAACAGCGGAAGGAGCAAGAAGATATGTACTTGAAAATCCCAATAAAATATATTTGGACAGTAAAAAAACAATACCTTTTCCGATACTCATACCTCATGAAAATCTAACTATATATAGTATTATTATTGCCCATGGAGCTGCGGAAGCTTGTTTGTGGCATTCACCCGAAAATATTAACGGAAGTCTTGCTGTGACTTACAGTAAAATGGAAAAATTAGGGCTTGATATTCCTTTTCTCGTGGAGCTCGATAGTAATAAACCTATTCATATTTTTGATACCTTTAATTTAGAAATCATTCTTAAAGAATTAGATACTGTATACGATTTTTCTGAATATCTTTCAGAGAAAGAGAAGGCTTTAAAGCACTATGACAGTATTACTTATTGCGGAGAAGAAGATCTGTTAGCTAATTACTTTCAAAACTTTGATTCGGTAAAGCAAAAATATTTTGTTGGAATAAGAGATGAAAAAGCAACAAGTATTATGATTTCTGAAGGTGCGTGGAACTCTTTTGAAAATTCAGTTTTATACAAAAGGAGAAAAGAAGCAAATAAAATATCTGAACTGTGGGATAATTTACTTCAATATACTACTCAAAATGCCTTAGATGAAACGCTGAAAGGTAATAGTAACATCTTTAAAGGTGAAAGCGCCATTTGTGAAATGGCCAAAGAACCTAGATTTTTTAGAAGAACACTGTCTGATCTTATGATACGAGCTATAGAAGGATTTCCTGGAGATGGGACGATGCTTATGCGTAATTTATCTATTATGCCATCCTTTTATAAAAACACAGTTTATGTCTTTTTACAATTACACGATCCCAGAAATAAGGATTACGATAATGAATATAGACCTAAAAGACAAGCACTGCTTGAAATCGCCTGTGGTGTTACAAAAAATAAATTTCCTATGTATGAAAAAATAATAGGGATTGCTATTGACGCTCCTAAATTTACCCAAACTAATTCTGAGGATTTCATTCTACTTAACGCAAAGGATTGGTCCGAAGACGATATTTTATATTATTCGGATTCAAATAAAAACATTAATTTCTTAGAAACTAAAAAAATGGTTCGGGAAACATTGACTGTTAGTGATTTTCCAATTAAAAATAATTTGAGCAGTCATAAAAAAATTGGTAGAAATGATCTATGTCCTTGTGGCTCTGGAAAAAAGTATAAGAAATGCTGTATTGGTCTCAAGAAGTAATATTGTTGGTCTATAATCGTTGATACAGAGATGGTTTTTATTAAACACTTATCTATCTGTGTATTTAAGCATTATATAATTTTATCTTCCAAAAAAGAAACCGGTTTGTAACTTTTGTAAGGGGCTTACTATTAGCCCATTAATGTTTTTAGTACGCTTATCAGCTTCTCTCTTTCCCCACTTCCAGTCGTCGAAAACCTTACCAAAGGAATTTTATACTTCTCCAAGATCTTATTTTTCATGACATCTCTTTCAGCTTGTCGGCTTTCCATTTTATGGTATTCATACCCATCTACTTCTATAACTAATACAGGACTTTTTCCCAGCTTATTGAAAATAAGGAAGTCAAGATGTGCAGCGTGATGTCTGGCATATCGTTCTTCTTCAGCAGTTAATTTGGAAAAATCTAACAATAGATTTCTCAATGGATGATGCAGAATAACGTCATATTTTGAAAATTGCTCGTGAGACAATATTTCTTTGATAAGTCTATACATTAGATTCTCACTGTCGAAAATAGATTTCTTTTTTTGATCCGATAACAGCGTTCTTCTTTTTTCTTCATACCCTTTGTACAGGTAATCAAAAATAGAATGTACTTCACTGTTGATAACCTTGAAATTATTGTAATCAATATAGCGGATCAGATCTGAGATGTTCGTGTCATTATCACTTTCATTTCCGTTCACCAATAGAATCAGTTGATCTTTGGCTCTGGAAATGGCTACATTCAGGCGGTTCGGGTTGTCGGTGAATTGTGAGATTTCATTATCTACTGTGGAGAGAATGATCACATCATTTTCTCTTCCCTGGAATTTATCCACCGTATCTGCTTTGATATCTGTTCCCTGAAATGTTCTTTGTAGTGCTAAGGTCTGATTACGGTATGGCGTTACAATTCCCAGATTGACACCTTCCAACTTTTGTTGTGGAATGATCTCCTGAATAATCACATCAATCTGCCGCTGATTCTCTCTTTGCCGGGCATGATTGCCTTCAGTTGTTTTATAGACTAATAAAGGTTCTCTTTCCGTCTGTCCTTCCGAAAGAATAATCAACTGATCATGATAAAACTTACGGTTACAAAAATCAATGATTTTAGGATGGCAGCGATAATGTTCTTTTAAGAGTGTTTTAGGAACCCTCGGAAATACTTCCATCACAGAAGAAAGCAAGCTATGATTGGAATAACGATAAGGTTCCGGTATATCATAGTTTTTAAAGATCTGATCTGTATTTTCTGCTGTTTCGGAATCTACTACATTAGGAAGTTGTTTTAAATCTCCTACAATGACAGCCTGTTTTGCGCAGGATAATGCGAGCACACCCGTTGCAAGATCCACCTGTGAAGATTCATCAACAATAACATAATCGTAGACTACATTTTCAGCAAGACTTCTTCTTAATGAGTAGGTCGTACTCATAATGACAGGATAATCTTGAATAAATTCTTCTGATTTAAAACGAAGATCCCATTCGGTATATTCTGAACGTTCTTTTCCTTTATATTTTTGGTAGAGTTTGTTTTTAAACAGTTGCATCGATCCTTCAGTATATTCTTTCATTTTATCATTGAAGGAAAAATGCTGTAACGTATTTTGCAGCTCTTGCTTTCTGAGATCAAGCTCTGAAACTTTTACTTCATAGTATTTTGACTGGACAATTCTGATCATTTCTTCATACGATAAAGTATAAAAAATCTTATCTCTTATCCCATACAGAAAAGGAAATATGAGTTTGCGCCACCAGTAAAATCTCTTACCTGTTTTTTCGTACTCTTCCAACGTAACCCATAATGAAAGCAGCTGATCTGAGCTGACATTCTTTTTAAAACGAATTTCACTTGCCAAAGCGACATCATCCGTGAAATGCTGATGCTCTGTTTTGATCTTATCTATTTCCAGTTTGAGTAAAGCCAATTCATTCTTTAGTTCCAACTTATCAGTCAGTTCAGTAAAAAGAAGGACAGTAGATTGAGTAAGGGATTGCTCCTGTTCTTCCTCTAATATAAAACCGGATAAATCCGGGATTTCGGTCTGACTATCGATAAATTCTTTTTTATTCTGGCTGCTTCCTAACAAAGCTGCTATAAAAGAAACTCCATTACTTTCCAGCTTCTCAAAAACATTTTTTGTCGCCGAATTATTACTTGAAACAACAGCCACACTCTGATTATTCATCACTGCATTGGCAATAATATTTAGAATAGTCTGGGTTTTACCTGTTCCGGGAGGACCTTCTATAACACTTAGCGGATTTGAAAATGCATTATCAACTCCTGTTCTTTGGCTTAGATTAAAACCAAAAGGAAAGATTTCAATAGGAGAGGCGTGGTAATTCTTATCGCGTTCTTTCTCATTAAGGAAATTGTAGAGAATAGAAGTCTCAGGAATAAAACTGATACTCCCATAACTATTGGTAAGAATATTATTGCCTTCCTCTGTCTTCAAACCAATACTTTCTGCAATCGCCTTCAGATAAGAAAAAATATTTCCGGCTCTCTCACTCTGAATAGCAGATCTCACCATCTTAATTCTATGGTGAGGGTAAGAATATGCTTTACCACTACTTTTATACACGACTACACACTTATTGCCCTCAAAAGAATAAGATTCTATCTCCTCAGTTCTGTCTTTGCCATCAATGTAGATTGCTTCTTTTCTAAGAGGATGTGGAGTAGATTTTTGCATGGATTAATAATTACTTATAAATATAAGAAGTAATAACTAAAAATAAATTCACAAAATTAAAAGATAAAAAAGAGAGGATTAAAAAATAAGCAAGGTTAAAAACCTTGCTTAAATCTGTGTTGTCCAGGCCTCGATCTGCAATGTTGAATCACATATTCTAGACGTCCAAAACGTATTCTAGTATAAGCTCTTACAAAAACAGGTCTCCATCCGGAGCAAAAAAAACAATTTTCCATTACGGGCAATATTTAAAGTTAGCATCTTTAAAATGCCCCGTTAAATTGTTTGTTATGACAAATATAGCTAATTATGATATTAATTCAAAATTGATTCGCCTTGAATCAATTTGTTTTAAATCTTTGTAAAAAGTGATCTGAAAAATGTTTTTCATTTATTACCGATTTTAACAACGTCACATGACTTTCTTCGCGATTTATATTCTATAATCCTATTTTATTGGAATATCTATCCCGAAAACACATCATTGCTAGTAAGTTTTTTCATAGAGTTAAGTATGTTGTAAATAGGTGTAAGTTATTTAAATTGCATTTATAAAAATATCAGAAGATGACAAAAAGAGTTGAATATTACTATTTGCCTAAAAAATACTGGAAAAAGCATAGCTACTGTGAGTTTGTTATAAGTCAAATCGAAGAACTTATCATGGATGAAAGATTTATTGAACTAAAAGTACAAACATTTGAATTTTCCAAAGATATAATTGACAAAATAAATGTTTCAGATGAACATCTGTTTGATAGAATGTCAGAATTAGGATTTACTAATGAATTGACCAAGGTTGTTAGAACACAGTTGATTCTTTCTCTAATAATGGAAACCTGTTACTTTATACAAGAAAGTCTTTTATGTTCACTGAAAATGCGCATGACAGTGTGTTTTACATTGCTTAGAAAACCTTTTTTGGAAATTTTGATTCTTGTTATGAGAATTCTAAACGAATCTGATTTTATTGATAAATTCAACAACCTTGAAGGCTTTGACCCAATAAAAACTACACCAAATGAAAAAAGAGATTTAATAATAAAGACAAACTACTTGCTTAATGATTTATTTAATAATGAAGACTTGTATCAATATATTTTTGATAAAGATTTTGGAGATAGTTTATTTAACATAACGAATAATGCAATTCACTTATATACAGATAGAAATCCAGTATCAGCAACAGAGAAACAAAACTTAAATTTCATATTTGGTACTCAGGAAAATATTGATGATATGTGGGAATATATATACTATAATATTCCGATGCTTTTAACATTTTTAGCTTTTTCTATTGACTTATTAGTATTTAAATCTACTACAGTAGATGAAGGCGTTTTTTTGAAAAGACATAAAATGAGAGAAAAGCTAAGAAAAAGATATAAAGTTGATTAGATAAAACTAAGAATTAATGCTAAAAAATCCTTTGCTGATTTAAAACAAATTATTGTAATTTTTTGAAAAATAGCTACAAACTATTAAATCACAATAATTTTTTTTGTCAAAGGTGATGTTAATTCTATTACAGTTTTTTTCAATATCAATTTGTAAATCACAATTCTCTTTTATTCTGTAAAAATAAGAATACCACTTATCGCAATCTGTAGGAATAGGAAATGAAACAAATGCAATAATTCCAAAATTCGAATTAAGCTTTTTGTGTCTGATATAATAGAATTAAAATTCTTTGTTATAGGTCTTCGACAACTTTTCACATCCGGTATATTCCAATTTGTGTTTGGTGTTTTTAGTTCTACGCTGTAGAAATCATTATCTTTGAAAAAAGATAAATCATATCTATCTTTCCGTCTTTCATATGAGCTTTCAACAAAAACATCCGTGAATCCTTGTAACTCTAATTTACTGTCTAATTCAAACTTAAGCCAGCCTTCAAATTTATTTCGACTTTTTACGGCGATACTGATCACTTCAGAATTCTCAGGAATAATTTCGGTAATTAATTGTCTTATTAATTGATCCAATATTTATTATTTTTTATGATTTAATTAAAAATAAGTTTTAATTGCAGAATTTTATTATTATGATTTTTGTTCCTTTTCTATATCAATTTTTCTATATCCGAAAAAGCCAGAAATTACAAATAAAAGATCATCCGTAATTTTTTTTACTTTTTCAGGTTGTTGATCTTCTTCTTTTAACTGATCCTTTATTAATACAAATTCTTGGCTAAAAAACTGATGAAAACCAACCATAAATAGAATGCTTAAAATTAGCTGACATTGCGCTGCCAAATTATCAAGGTCTGCTTTAAATTCAGATGATTCAATTTCGATTTTTTTTGAACTATCTAAATTTTCTAAATAATCTGGGATTGGCTTCTTAATAGGGAAGCCGTCGTAATGCTTTACACAATTTGAAATCCAATTTATTTTCTCAGAAATTTTAAATGAGTTAATTGTTTTGAGTAGATCTTTATCAATTAATTTCTTTAGATATGAATTTAAGTCCAAAAAATTGTTTTCAAAATCAATCTCTTTAAAAAACTCATTTAGAATTCGTAAAAGATCTTTGAGATAACTTTCATATTTATGATATGCGCCGATATATCCTAATCTGATTGTTTCATAATAGTTTTCTTTAAGTTCCGTACTAGTGATGTTGATTAAATGTTTATATTTTGAAGCATTTAAATTCCTTTGGAAATCCTGAGAAGCTCTTTTTGCCGCTGGTAAATAATATTGGATAAACAAGTTCTTAAATGAGTTCATTTCCGAAATATGTTTAACCACAAAATTAAACATCTTATTACCAAGAGGATCATCTTGTGTTAATGAAAAATTACTTATTTGAGAAAATTGTTTTGCTAAATTTTCTACTAAAATGTCAATGGGATTATTTTTTTTCATCAGATTATTTGAGTTACGAGTTAGATCTATAACAAACTATTCCACTTGTTTTATAGCTTTAAAAATAACATCAAGTGTATGTTCAGGATAGTTGTACAGATTAATATTAATTTATTAAAGATTTTATTAGGTTATGTTTAGAAATGAATAATCATAATCATATTCTAATAGATGTGGGGTGGGACTTTTTCCGTCTGGATTATAATAGTTTATTCCTCTTGATGTTTCTGAAATCAGATGTAAATTTTTTCTCGCTCTTGAAGCTAAAACATAGAGTAGTTTTTTTGAATTTTCATACCCATTTGTGTCATTAAAATGAGGAACATAATCATCAAGCAAGGCGAAACCAATTACAGTATCATATTCTTCCCCTTTCACGCCGTGAATAGTTGAAACCGTTATGCCGTCTTTTTGCCTAAATACTTTTCGAAAATTTTCAATCTCTCCAATAAAAGGATTTCCTTCATCAATAAGCCTTTGTATACGACTTTCAGAACTCGCAAAAAATGAAGTATGGTGTTCTTCTAGTAATGGAAAATTATTAATGTTTATTTTTAATCTTTCACAAATTTGGTCAAAGAAAAACCGTAGATATGTTAAACCATCATTCTCATCTATCTCAATAGAATTACAAATTTTTAAAAATTCTTTATTTGAGAATTTTGTTATGTCAATCCCTGCAACATCAAGCTCATTTAATACTTCTTTACTCCACCTGAGCCTTCGAACATACATAAAAGGAGAAGGTTCTGTTAGAACTATTCTTGCAATTTTGAACCAAAAATTTTCAATATCACGAGAAAAGGGTGCCATTCCAGGACCATCGAAACTATAATCAGGAAGGCTAACCATCAACTTTCTGGTAATGCTTGCAATATGTACCCATTGTGGTGCCACAATACAAATTTCATTAGGACTTATGCCTGCTTCTTGTACATTAAATAAGATTAGTTTCGCAATTTCTTCTATTAAGTTATCTAAAGAAACTGAAAAATTATAAGTGATTAAACTCCTATAATCTTTATTATTTCCAAAAGCTATAATTGGCGTTGCAAAGGTTTTATAATGGTCAAAATAATTAATTACGACTTCCGATGACCTGTAATTTTTGTCTAAGATCAATTTCTTTAATTCAAATCCCAACAATTTTTCTAATTCATTTTTAGGCATTGGATAACCACCTAACGAATTATAAATTGACTGATTTGGGTCGCCAACAATTAGAGTTTTAGAGCAACCCTTATTGGCATTTAATATCTTTGTGATGATGTGATATTGTATTTCTTTAGTATCTTGATATTCATCAATTAATATAAATGGAAATAATTTACAAAGAATAGAACTGATTACAGGTTTTGTCTTTAACAAATCATAAGCATAAAAAAGAATTTGCTCAAAATCGAGCTGATTGTTTTTTTCTAAAATTGAAAAATACTCCTTAAGTATAGCTTTAATATGATTGTTTTGATTGCTGGTTTTTGAAGTGAATTCATACGTTCCATTGATGGTAGCATAATACTGAAAGTCATAAAAAGTAACCTTTGGATTACTATATTTTTTACATATCTCCGTTAAAAGCTTTTCGCTATCAAATGAATTACAGACCTTAAAACCATTTTTTAATCTATCAGAATACAAATGATAAGGCTTTAATATCCATTCCATACAAAATGAGTGGATGGTACCAATCCATAATTGAGTGGTATCTACGCCTAATAATTCAATACGGTCTTTAATCTCATCCGCAGCGTTGTTGGTATAAGTTATTGCAATGACAAACTCTCTGTCTGTTTTTAATCTGCTAAGTTCATAAGCAATTTTAAAAGTTAAGGTACGAGTTTTGCCACTACCCGGACAGGCTATGAGAAGCACACTTTTATCTTCTAAAATTGCATTTTCCTGTTCATCATTGATGCTACCTTTTTCCCAAACAAACATAATTATTTCAATTTTTCAATGATGGTTAATATTTGATCATTGGGAATTACTAAATCCAAGTCGATTATTAAATCTTCTAAAGGTATTTCTGCATTACGATATTTTAATAATTGTGCACGGCAAGTGGTAAAATCCAAGACATTATTATTCTCAAAATTTTTGGTTATCCTAAACTCAATAATGTCTGCAATGATGTGCGATGAATAGCTGTCTTTAGCAAAAAAGATTGCATCCAAAATATACTCAGGAATGATGGTTTTAAAGAATATATGTTTGCCAAGCATTATTGCAAACCAACCTTTGCCTTCTTGCTTTGCCATTG is part of the Chryseobacterium paludis genome and encodes:
- a CDS encoding UvrD-helicase domain-containing protein; translation: MFVWEKGSINDEQENAILEDKSVLLIACPGSGKTRTLTFKIAYELSRLKTDREFVIAITYTNNAADEIKDRIELLGVDTTQLWIGTIHSFCMEWILKPYHLYSDRLKNGFKVCNSFDSEKLLTEICKKYSNPKVTFYDFQYYATINGTYEFTSKTSNQNNHIKAILKEYFSILEKNNQLDFEQILFYAYDLLKTKPVISSILCKLFPFILIDEYQDTKEIQYHIITKILNANKGCSKTLIVGDPNQSIYNSLGGYPMPKNELEKLLGFELKKLILDKNYRSSEVVINYFDHYKTFATPIIAFGNNKDYRSLITYNFSVSLDNLIEEIAKLILFNVQEAGISPNEICIVAPQWVHIASITRKLMVSLPDYSFDGPGMAPFSRDIENFWFKIARIVLTEPSPFMYVRRLRWSKEVLNELDVAGIDITKFSNKEFLKICNSIEIDENDGLTYLRFFFDQICERLKININNFPLLEEHHTSFFASSESRIQRLIDEGNPFIGEIENFRKVFRQKDGITVSTIHGVKGEEYDTVIGFALLDDYVPHFNDTNGYENSKKLLYVLASRARKNLHLISETSRGINYYNPDGKSPTPHLLEYDYDYSFLNIT